A window of the Yersinia rochesterensis genome harbors these coding sequences:
- the arcB gene encoding aerobic respiration two-component sensor histidine kinase ArcB, translating into MKQIRVLAQYYVDLMVKLGLVRFSLLLASVLVLLAMVVQMAVTFVLSGSVETLDLVRSIFFGLLITPWAVYFLSVVVEQLEESRQRLSRLVDKLEVMRYRDLELNKQLTENIAQLNQEIVEREKAEKAHLQVVDKLKEEMGHREQAQIELGQQSALLRSFLDASPDLVYYRNEDNEFSGCNRAMELLTGKSEKQLVGLTPKEVYAPDIAEKVMETDEKVFRHNVSLTYEQWLVYPDGRKACFELRKVPFYDRVGKRHGLMGFGRDITERKRYQDALENASRDKTTFISTISHELRTPLNGIVGLSRILLDTELDSEQLKYLKTIHVSAITLGNIFNDIIEMDKLERRKVQLDNQPIDFTGFMADLENLSGLLVQPKGLKFIMEPQLPLPEKIITDGTRLRQILWNLIGNAVKFTQQGEIVVRVRREGTDRLIFEVEDSGMGIPEDEQDKIFAMYYQVKDSNGGRPATGTGIGLAVSKRLAQSMGGDITVKSAQGAGSCFTLTIKAPAVQATSSTPSGEDLPLPALHILLVEDIELNVIVARSVLEKLGNSVEVAMNGHDALAMFKPDNFDLVLLDIQLPDMSGLDIARQIRADYGQQSLPPLVALTANVLKDKKEYLDAGMDDVLSKPLSVPALTAMIKQFWDHKPSSAAKKQELKVMQTHESLLDTAMLEQYIDLVGPQLIHQSLEMFEQVMPGYLAVLDSNMTARDQQGITEEAHKIKGAAGSVGLRHIQQLAQQIQTPTLPAWWDNVQDWVDELKSEWRNDVQVLREWAATAEKK; encoded by the coding sequence ATGAAGCAAATCAGGGTATTAGCCCAGTACTACGTTGATTTAATGGTTAAGTTAGGGCTGGTTCGCTTCTCACTGCTACTGGCATCTGTGCTGGTGTTGCTGGCCATGGTGGTTCAGATGGCGGTGACCTTTGTATTGAGTGGCTCGGTGGAAACCCTCGATCTGGTGCGTTCCATTTTCTTTGGTTTGCTGATAACCCCATGGGCAGTGTATTTCCTGTCGGTGGTGGTTGAACAACTGGAAGAGTCGCGCCAGCGTTTATCGCGGTTGGTGGATAAGCTTGAAGTGATGCGTTATCGCGATTTAGAGCTAAATAAACAACTGACGGAGAATATTGCTCAACTTAATCAGGAAATCGTCGAGCGTGAGAAAGCAGAGAAAGCGCATCTGCAAGTGGTCGACAAACTGAAAGAAGAGATGGGCCACCGTGAACAGGCGCAGATTGAGTTAGGTCAGCAGTCGGCCTTATTGCGCTCTTTTTTGGATGCTTCACCGGATTTGGTTTATTACCGTAACGAAGATAATGAGTTCTCCGGCTGCAACCGGGCAATGGAATTGCTGACCGGTAAAAGTGAGAAGCAATTGGTCGGGCTGACCCCTAAAGAGGTTTATGCGCCGGATATTGCTGAGAAAGTCATGGAAACCGATGAGAAAGTTTTCCGCCACAACGTTTCGCTAACCTATGAGCAGTGGTTGGTGTACCCCGATGGCCGCAAAGCCTGCTTTGAATTGCGTAAAGTGCCGTTTTACGACCGCGTCGGTAAGCGGCACGGGTTAATGGGCTTTGGGCGCGATATAACTGAGCGTAAGCGCTATCAGGACGCGCTGGAGAACGCCAGTAGGGATAAGACGACTTTCATCTCAACTATCAGCCACGAGCTGCGTACGCCGCTTAATGGCATCGTGGGCCTGAGCCGCATCTTGTTAGATACCGAATTAGATAGCGAGCAATTAAAGTACCTGAAAACCATTCACGTCAGTGCTATTACCCTCGGGAATATCTTCAACGATATCATTGAGATGGATAAGTTGGAGCGCCGTAAAGTTCAGCTTGATAATCAACCGATTGATTTTACTGGGTTTATGGCGGATTTAGAAAACCTTTCTGGCCTGTTGGTGCAGCCAAAAGGGCTGAAGTTCATTATGGAACCGCAGTTACCATTGCCGGAGAAAATCATTACCGATGGCACCCGCTTGCGCCAAATTCTGTGGAATTTGATTGGCAACGCGGTGAAGTTTACCCAGCAAGGCGAAATTGTGGTACGGGTGCGGCGGGAAGGCACTGACCGCTTGATTTTTGAAGTAGAAGATTCAGGGATGGGCATTCCTGAGGATGAACAAGATAAGATTTTCGCCATGTATTATCAGGTGAAAGATAGCAATGGCGGCCGCCCGGCGACCGGAACGGGCATCGGGTTGGCGGTGTCTAAACGTCTGGCACAGAGCATGGGCGGTGATATCACGGTGAAAAGTGCCCAAGGGGCAGGTTCATGCTTTACCCTGACGATTAAAGCGCCAGCCGTGCAGGCCACGTCCAGCACGCCATCAGGTGAGGATCTCCCGTTGCCGGCTCTCCACATCTTGCTGGTGGAGGATATCGAGCTGAATGTTATCGTCGCGCGTTCGGTGTTGGAGAAACTGGGCAACAGTGTCGAGGTGGCGATGAATGGCCACGATGCGCTGGCGATGTTCAAACCGGATAATTTTGATTTAGTGCTGTTGGATATTCAATTACCAGATATGAGTGGGTTGGATATCGCCCGTCAAATTCGGGCTGATTATGGGCAGCAATCCTTGCCGCCATTGGTGGCCTTGACCGCTAACGTGCTGAAAGACAAAAAAGAATATTTAGATGCCGGGATGGATGATGTGCTGAGTAAGCCGTTATCAGTGCCCGCGCTCACGGCCATGATTAAGCAGTTCTGGGATCATAAGCCTTCTTCTGCCGCTAAAAAACAGGAACTTAAAGTGATGCAAACCCATGAATCGTTACTTGATACTGCCATGCTGGAACAATATATCGATTTGGTTGGCCCACAACTAATCCATCAAAGCCTTGAAATGTTTGAACAAGTGATGCCGGGCTATTTGGCGGTATTGGATTCAAACATGACCGCGCGGGATCAGCAGGGTATTACAGAAGAGGCGCATAAAATTAAAGGGGCGGCTGGCTCCGTGGGGTTACGCCATATCCAGCAGCTTGCACAGCAAATTCAGACACCGACACTGCCAGCATGGTGGGATAACGTGCAAGATTGGGTCGATGAATTAAAATCAGAATGGCGCAATGATGTTCAAGTGTTACGTGAGTGGGCAGCGACCGCTGAAAAAAAATAA
- a CDS encoding TIGR01212 family radical SAM protein (This family includes YhcC from E. coli K-12, an uncharacterized radical SAM protein.), translating into MQLQRLVNMFGADLQRRYGEKIHKLTLHGGFSCPNRDGTLGRGGCTFCNVASFADEQMQQQGIAQQLAEQAKKANRAKRYLAYFQAYTSTYAEVNALAAMYEQALAEADIVGLCVGTRPDCVPDAVLDLLSGYHQQGYEVWLELGLQTANDKTLKRINRGHDFACYQQTARRARARGLKVCCHLIVGLPGENQAQCMETLEKVVATGVDGIKLHPLHIVEGSIMAKAWRAGRLPELALEDYVLTAGEMIRHTPAEIVYHRISASARRPTLLAPLWCANRWTGMNELNNYMLAHGGQASAR; encoded by the coding sequence ATGCAGTTGCAGCGATTAGTCAATATGTTTGGTGCGGATTTACAGCGCCGCTATGGTGAAAAAATTCATAAACTCACGCTACACGGCGGGTTTAGCTGCCCTAATCGTGATGGAACTCTGGGGCGCGGCGGCTGCACTTTTTGCAATGTGGCCTCATTTGCTGACGAACAAATGCAGCAGCAGGGCATTGCACAGCAATTAGCGGAACAGGCCAAAAAAGCCAATCGGGCAAAACGCTACCTGGCCTACTTCCAGGCCTATACCAGTACTTATGCAGAGGTCAATGCGCTGGCGGCGATGTATGAGCAAGCTTTGGCTGAAGCTGACATTGTCGGTTTGTGTGTCGGCACTCGGCCCGATTGTGTGCCGGACGCGGTGTTGGATTTATTGAGTGGTTATCATCAGCAAGGTTATGAGGTTTGGTTGGAGTTGGGGCTACAAACCGCGAATGATAAAACCCTCAAACGTATTAATCGTGGCCATGATTTTGCTTGTTACCAGCAAACTGCCCGCCGTGCTCGTGCTCGAGGGCTGAAAGTGTGCTGCCATTTAATTGTTGGCTTGCCCGGTGAGAATCAGGCGCAGTGCATGGAAACGCTGGAGAAAGTGGTGGCAACCGGTGTCGATGGGATAAAACTGCACCCGCTGCATATCGTGGAGGGCAGTATCATGGCCAAAGCTTGGCGGGCGGGGCGTTTGCCCGAACTGGCACTGGAAGATTATGTGCTTACCGCCGGTGAAATGATCCGCCATACCCCCGCCGAAATTGTCTACCACCGGATTTCTGCCAGTGCCCGCAGGCCAACCCTGCTTGCGCCATTGTGGTGCGCGAACCGCTGGACGGGTATGAATGAGTTGAATAATTATATGCTGGCCCATGGCGGGCAAGCCTCTGCGCGGTGA